The following coding sequences are from one Musa acuminata AAA Group cultivar baxijiao chromosome BXJ2-4, Cavendish_Baxijiao_AAA, whole genome shotgun sequence window:
- the LOC135609178 gene encoding indole-3-acetic acid-induced protein ARG7-like, producing the protein MEGCSKIRHIVRLRQMLRRWRMRATALSSLSRRRSGGAAPSDVPAGHVAVCVGSSSRRFVVRAAHLNHPAFRELLRQAEEEYGFSSHPGPLSLPCDESLFQDLLRLISSSSSFTDYDLEDFDNLPRTSSCCCHVGRWRPVADSLPLLHRHRLPREEASLVS; encoded by the coding sequence ATGGAGGGATGCAGCAAGATCCGGCACATAGTACGGCTGCGGCAGATGCTGCGGCGGTGGAGGATGAGGGCGACGGCGCTGTCGTCGTTGTCGAGGAGGAGGAGCGGCGGAGCGGCGCCGTCGGACGTGCCTGCGGGGCACGTGGCGGTGTGCGTCGGGAGCAGCTCCCGGCGGTTCGTGGTGCGGGCGGCGCATCTCAACCACCCCGCTTTTCGGGAGCTGCTCCGCCAGGCCGAGGAGGAGTACGGATTCTCCTCCCACCCCGGCCCCCTCTCCCTCCCCTGCGATGAGTCCCTCTTCCAGGACCTCCTCCGCCTCATCTCCTCCTCTTCGAGCTTCACAGATTATGATCTCGAGGACTTCGACAATCTCCCCCGCACTTCTTCCTGTTGTTGCCACGTAGGACGGTGGCGGCCCGTTGCCGACTCACTGCCGCTTCTGCACCGCCACCGCCTTCCTCGCGAAGAAGCCAGTCTGGTGAGCTGA
- the LOC103997134 gene encoding protein SMALL AUXIN UP-REGULATED RNA 12-like, with the protein MVVKKQSKLVQTQVLKQMLKRCSSSGRGKGPPVDVPKGHFVVYVGTNRSRFIVPISYLDHPQFQGLLRQAEEEFGFHHHMGLTIPCDETVFRSLTSALK; encoded by the coding sequence ATGGTGGTCAAGAAGCAGAGCAAGCTGGTTCAGACTCAAGTACTGAAGCAGATGCTGAAGCGGTGCTCGAGCTCTGGGAGGGGGAAAGGGCCGCCGGTGGACGTTCCCAAGGGCCACTTCGTCGTCTACGTCGGCACGAACCGGAGCCGCTTCATCGTGCCCATCTCCTACTTGGACCACCCCCAGTTCCAGGGCCTCCTCCGCCAGGCCGAGGAGGAGTTCGGCTTCCACCACCACATGGGCCTCACCATCCCCTGCGACGAGACCGTCTTCCGCTCCCTCACCTCTGCGCTCAAATGA
- the LOC135610711 gene encoding kinesin-like protein KIN-UB isoform X2, with protein MASGSYRNGGPKPTSKLDRLPPSTAYSTPKPSAKPRPSAAPVPRRGGSVAPAAASAGKAGGDAGVPGRVRVAVRLRPRNAEETIADADFADCVELQPELKRLKLRKNNWESETYEFDEVLTEFASQKRVYEVVAKPVVESVLEGYNGTVMAYGQTGTGKTYTLGRLGEEDTAARGIMVRAMEDILADTSPETDSVSVSYLQLYMESIQDLLVPANDNIAIIEDPKTGDVSLPGATSVDIRDQKSFMELLRLGEVHRFAANTKLNTESSRSHAILIVHVKRSLKGRHDADHGFPSENGTNSTLVKSFRPPIVRKSKLVVVDLAGSERIDKSGSEGHTLEEAKSINLSLSALGKCINALAENSPHVPVRDSKLTRLLRDSFGGSARTSLVVTIGPSPRHRGETASTIMFGQRAMKVENMVKLKEEFDYKSLCRRLDIELDKLMAENERQRKDFEDEIERIRTEADSQVAEVEKGYNNTLEAPTTSSSADIVEVRQSLENEKILRQSTEEVVMNLKCEISHWKRLEAAGNSEIVKLRKMLDSEANQKHKLEEEIAILRSQLLQLSFQADETSRSLDRGESGKALTGFDSLVPQARHPHLRDSANGPKASIAKLFEQVGLQKILSLLESEDHDVRVHAVKVVANLAAEEANQDKIVEAGGLTSLLMLLRNSEDETIRRVAAGAIANLAMNETNQELIMAQGGIVLLSMTAADAEDPQTLRMVAGAIANLCGNDKLQMKLSVEGGIKALLGMVRCGHPDVLAQVARGIANFAKCESRASTQGNKVGVSLLIEDGALPWIVKNANHDASPIRRHIELALCHLAQHEVNAKDMINEGALWELVRISRDCSREDIRMLAHRTLISSATLRTELRRLHIEF; from the exons ATGGCTTCCGGGAGCTACAGGAACGGAGGCCCCAAACCGACCTCCAAGCTCGACCGCCTGCCCCCCTCCACTGCCTACTCCACGCCCAAGCCCTCCGCCAAGCCCAGGCCCTCCGCCGCTCCCGTCCCTCGTCGTGGCGGCTCCGTCGCTCCTGCCGCTGCCTCCGCCGGCAAAGCCGGCGGCGATGCTGGAG TTCCTGGAAGAGTTAGAGTGGCTGTAAGACTTCGGCCTAGAAATGCAGAGGAAACAATAGCAGATGCAGATTTTGCGGACTGTGTTGAATTGCAGCCTGAG CTTAAAAGGTTAAAGCTCCGCAAGAACAATTGGGAGTCAGAAACCTATGAATTTGATGAAGTGCTGACAGAATTTGCCTCACAAAAACGTGTATATGAAGTTGTTGCAAAACCTGTTGTGGAG AGTGTTCTGGAAGGGTATAATGGTACAGTTATGGCCTATGGACAGACGGGTACTGGAAAGACTTATACTCTTGGAAGGCTTGGTGAGGAAGACACTGCAGCACGAGGCATTATGGTCCGTGCAATGGAAGACATTTTGGCAGATACATCTCCAGAGACCGATTCTGTTTCTGTATCATATTTACAG TTATACATGGAAAGCATACAGGACCTTCTTGTTCCTGCAAATGACAACATTGCCATCATAGAAGATCCAAAGACAGGGGATGTTTCACTACCAGGGGCTACCAGTGTAGATATTAGAGATCAAAAAAGCTTTATGGAGCTCTTAAGATTAGGAGAAGTGCACCGTTTTGCTGCTAATACAAAGCTGAACACCGAGTCATCTCGGAGCCATGCTATTCTAATT GTCCATGTTAAGAGGTCACTTAAGGGAAGACATGATGCAGATCATGGTTTTCCCAGTGAGAATGGTACTAATTCCACCTTGGTCAAATCTTTCAGACCGCCCATAGTTAGAAAAAGCAAACTTGTTGTTGTGGATCTTGCCGGTTCAGAGAGGATTGATAAGTCAG GAAGTGAGGGGCATACTCTAGAAGAAGCAAAGTCGATTAATCTATCATTAAGTGCTTTAGGCAAATGCATTAATGCACTTGCTGAAAATAGTCCACATGTTCCAGTTCGTGATTCAAAGTTGACAAGACTGCTTCGAGATTCATTTGGAG GCAGTGCAAGAACTTCGTTAGTGGTGACTATTGGTCCATCTCCTCGCCATAGAGGAGAAACTGCAAGCACCATAATGTTTGGACAAAGA GCAATGAAGGTGGAGAACATGGTGAAACTAAAGGAAGAATTTGATTATAAAAGCTTGTGCAGGAGGCTTGATATTGAGCTTGATAAGTTAATGGCAGAGAATGAAAGGCAAAGAAAAGATTTTGAAGATGAGATTGAGAGAATAAGGACAGAAGCTGACAGCCAAGTTGCTGAAGTTGAAAAAGGCTACAATAACACTCTTGAG GCTCCAACAACATCCAGCTCAGCTGATATTGTCGAAGTCAGACAGTCACTCGAGAATGAAAAGATATTGCGACAATCTACAGAAGAGGTGGTTATGAACCTCAAATGTGAAATATCACACTGGAAAAGATTAGAG GCAGCTGGCAATTCTGAAATTGTGAAACTTCGCAAGATGCTGGACAGTGAAGCCAATCAGAAACATAAACTTGAAGAAGAAATAGCAATACTGAGAAGTCAGTTGTTGCAGTTAAGTTTTCAAGCTGATGAG ACAAGTAGGAGTCTTGACAGAGGTGAGTCTGGAAAAGCCTTAACCGGATTTGATTCCCTTGTACCACAAGCTAGGCATCCCCACCTTAGAGATTCAGCAAATGGACCGAAGGCCTCAATTGCTAAACTTTTTGAACAAG TGGGTTTGCAAAAAATATTGTCATTGCTTGAATCAGAAGATCATGATGTTCGAGTTCATGCAGTGAAAGTTGTAGCAAACCTGGCAGCCGAAG AAGCAAACCAGGATAAGATTGTAGAAGCTGGTGGTCTTACGTCATTGCTGATGCTTCTAAGAAACTCAGAGGATGAGACTATACGTAGAGTAGCAGCTGGTGCAATTGCCAACCTTGCGATGAATG AAACCAACCAAGAGCTCATAATGGCTCAAGGTGGCATTGTCTTGTTATCTATGACTGCTGCTGATGCTGAGGACCCTCAAACACTTCGAATGGTTGCTGGAGCCATTGCTAATCTATGTGGAAACG ATAAGCTACAGATGAAGCTTAGTGTAGAAGGTGGCATTAAAGCCTTGCTAGGTATGGTTAGGTGTGGGCACCCTGATGTTCTCGCACAAGTTGCACGTGGCATTGCAAACTTTGCAAAATGTGAGTCACGAGCTTCTACTCAAG GAAATAAGGTGGGTGTATCTCTCTTAATTGAAGATGGAGCTCTTCCATGGATCGTAAAAAATGCCAACCATGATGCTTCACCTATAAGACGCCACATTGAGCTTGCACTGTGCCACTTGGCACAACATG AAGTCAATGCAAAAGATATGATCAATGAGGGAGCTTTGTGGGAACTGGTTCGCATCTCACGTGATTGTTCACGAGAGGATATTAGAATGCTGGCACACAGAACTCTGATCTCAAGTGCTACTCTCCGGACAGAATTGAGACGATTGCACATTGAATTTTAA
- the LOC135610711 gene encoding kinesin-like protein KIN-UB isoform X1 — protein sequence MASGSYRNGGPKPTSKLDRLPPSTAYSTPKPSAKPRPSAAPVPRRGGSVAPAAASAGKAGGDAGVPGRVRVAVRLRPRNAEETIADADFADCVELQPELKRLKLRKNNWESETYEFDEVLTEFASQKRVYEVVAKPVVESVLEGYNGTVMAYGQTGTGKTYTLGRLGEEDTAARGIMVRAMEDILADTSPETDSVSVSYLQLYMESIQDLLVPANDNIAIIEDPKTGDVSLPGATSVDIRDQKSFMELLRLGEVHRFAANTKLNTESSRSHAILIVHVKRSLKGRHDADHGFPSENGTNSTLVKSFRPPIVRKSKLVVVDLAGSERIDKSGSEGHTLEEAKSINLSLSALGKCINALAENSPHVPVRDSKLTRLLRDSFGGSARTSLVVTIGPSPRHRGETASTIMFGQRAMKVENMVKLKEEFDYKSLCRRLDIELDKLMAENERQRKDFEDEIERIRTEADSQVAEVEKGYNNTLENERLKYQQDNMDSIKKLEEKWMANVNRARVEHQNACLEKAPTTSSSADIVEVRQSLENEKILRQSTEEVVMNLKCEISHWKRLEAAGNSEIVKLRKMLDSEANQKHKLEEEIAILRSQLLQLSFQADETSRSLDRGESGKALTGFDSLVPQARHPHLRDSANGPKASIAKLFEQVGLQKILSLLESEDHDVRVHAVKVVANLAAEEANQDKIVEAGGLTSLLMLLRNSEDETIRRVAAGAIANLAMNETNQELIMAQGGIVLLSMTAADAEDPQTLRMVAGAIANLCGNDKLQMKLSVEGGIKALLGMVRCGHPDVLAQVARGIANFAKCESRASTQGNKVGVSLLIEDGALPWIVKNANHDASPIRRHIELALCHLAQHEVNAKDMINEGALWELVRISRDCSREDIRMLAHRTLISSATLRTELRRLHIEF from the exons ATGGCTTCCGGGAGCTACAGGAACGGAGGCCCCAAACCGACCTCCAAGCTCGACCGCCTGCCCCCCTCCACTGCCTACTCCACGCCCAAGCCCTCCGCCAAGCCCAGGCCCTCCGCCGCTCCCGTCCCTCGTCGTGGCGGCTCCGTCGCTCCTGCCGCTGCCTCCGCCGGCAAAGCCGGCGGCGATGCTGGAG TTCCTGGAAGAGTTAGAGTGGCTGTAAGACTTCGGCCTAGAAATGCAGAGGAAACAATAGCAGATGCAGATTTTGCGGACTGTGTTGAATTGCAGCCTGAG CTTAAAAGGTTAAAGCTCCGCAAGAACAATTGGGAGTCAGAAACCTATGAATTTGATGAAGTGCTGACAGAATTTGCCTCACAAAAACGTGTATATGAAGTTGTTGCAAAACCTGTTGTGGAG AGTGTTCTGGAAGGGTATAATGGTACAGTTATGGCCTATGGACAGACGGGTACTGGAAAGACTTATACTCTTGGAAGGCTTGGTGAGGAAGACACTGCAGCACGAGGCATTATGGTCCGTGCAATGGAAGACATTTTGGCAGATACATCTCCAGAGACCGATTCTGTTTCTGTATCATATTTACAG TTATACATGGAAAGCATACAGGACCTTCTTGTTCCTGCAAATGACAACATTGCCATCATAGAAGATCCAAAGACAGGGGATGTTTCACTACCAGGGGCTACCAGTGTAGATATTAGAGATCAAAAAAGCTTTATGGAGCTCTTAAGATTAGGAGAAGTGCACCGTTTTGCTGCTAATACAAAGCTGAACACCGAGTCATCTCGGAGCCATGCTATTCTAATT GTCCATGTTAAGAGGTCACTTAAGGGAAGACATGATGCAGATCATGGTTTTCCCAGTGAGAATGGTACTAATTCCACCTTGGTCAAATCTTTCAGACCGCCCATAGTTAGAAAAAGCAAACTTGTTGTTGTGGATCTTGCCGGTTCAGAGAGGATTGATAAGTCAG GAAGTGAGGGGCATACTCTAGAAGAAGCAAAGTCGATTAATCTATCATTAAGTGCTTTAGGCAAATGCATTAATGCACTTGCTGAAAATAGTCCACATGTTCCAGTTCGTGATTCAAAGTTGACAAGACTGCTTCGAGATTCATTTGGAG GCAGTGCAAGAACTTCGTTAGTGGTGACTATTGGTCCATCTCCTCGCCATAGAGGAGAAACTGCAAGCACCATAATGTTTGGACAAAGA GCAATGAAGGTGGAGAACATGGTGAAACTAAAGGAAGAATTTGATTATAAAAGCTTGTGCAGGAGGCTTGATATTGAGCTTGATAAGTTAATGGCAGAGAATGAAAGGCAAAGAAAAGATTTTGAAGATGAGATTGAGAGAATAAGGACAGAAGCTGACAGCCAAGTTGCTGAAGTTGAAAAAGGCTACAATAACACTCTTGAG AATGAGAGGCTAAAGTACCAACAAGACAATATGGACTCAATCAAGAAGCTTGAGGAGAAGTGGATGGCTAATGTGAATAGAGCCAGAGTAGAACATCAGAATGCGTGTCTAGAAAAG GCTCCAACAACATCCAGCTCAGCTGATATTGTCGAAGTCAGACAGTCACTCGAGAATGAAAAGATATTGCGACAATCTACAGAAGAGGTGGTTATGAACCTCAAATGTGAAATATCACACTGGAAAAGATTAGAG GCAGCTGGCAATTCTGAAATTGTGAAACTTCGCAAGATGCTGGACAGTGAAGCCAATCAGAAACATAAACTTGAAGAAGAAATAGCAATACTGAGAAGTCAGTTGTTGCAGTTAAGTTTTCAAGCTGATGAG ACAAGTAGGAGTCTTGACAGAGGTGAGTCTGGAAAAGCCTTAACCGGATTTGATTCCCTTGTACCACAAGCTAGGCATCCCCACCTTAGAGATTCAGCAAATGGACCGAAGGCCTCAATTGCTAAACTTTTTGAACAAG TGGGTTTGCAAAAAATATTGTCATTGCTTGAATCAGAAGATCATGATGTTCGAGTTCATGCAGTGAAAGTTGTAGCAAACCTGGCAGCCGAAG AAGCAAACCAGGATAAGATTGTAGAAGCTGGTGGTCTTACGTCATTGCTGATGCTTCTAAGAAACTCAGAGGATGAGACTATACGTAGAGTAGCAGCTGGTGCAATTGCCAACCTTGCGATGAATG AAACCAACCAAGAGCTCATAATGGCTCAAGGTGGCATTGTCTTGTTATCTATGACTGCTGCTGATGCTGAGGACCCTCAAACACTTCGAATGGTTGCTGGAGCCATTGCTAATCTATGTGGAAACG ATAAGCTACAGATGAAGCTTAGTGTAGAAGGTGGCATTAAAGCCTTGCTAGGTATGGTTAGGTGTGGGCACCCTGATGTTCTCGCACAAGTTGCACGTGGCATTGCAAACTTTGCAAAATGTGAGTCACGAGCTTCTACTCAAG GAAATAAGGTGGGTGTATCTCTCTTAATTGAAGATGGAGCTCTTCCATGGATCGTAAAAAATGCCAACCATGATGCTTCACCTATAAGACGCCACATTGAGCTTGCACTGTGCCACTTGGCACAACATG AAGTCAATGCAAAAGATATGATCAATGAGGGAGCTTTGTGGGAACTGGTTCGCATCTCACGTGATTGTTCACGAGAGGATATTAGAATGCTGGCACACAGAACTCTGATCTCAAGTGCTACTCTCCGGACAGAATTGAGACGATTGCACATTGAATTTTAA